From Caldilineales bacterium:
ATCGCTGGCGAAATAGAGGCCCCAGGTGGCCGGTGCGGATGGTGCATCGGGTTGATTGGGGGACAGGCCCGCGGTTGTGCGTTGGCCCAGGCGGGCGGTGGTGTAGCCGCCAAATTCGGGGCCGCCAATGTCATAATCCCAGCCGAAGATGGCGTGATAGAACCCGCGCGCGGCCTCAATTTCTGGCGTCGTCAGATCGACCCAGGTGGGCGCGCCCGCTGGTTTGGGCTGCGAATAGGTAGTCATGTGGTCTCTCCTTTCTTGAGTGGAACTTGAGTGGTGTGTGGACGAGGATGGCAAACCGTCGGGCGGTTGGCGCCCCATCGATGCAACGCCCGTCAGCTTCAATCGCGGTTCACCCGTCACACCGACTTGCATCCTCGCCCGGTCATTGTAGCATACAAACAAGCGGCTCGACTATACTTGCCTCCGGCCCGCGGCTGAACACCGTCGATTGCAGTCTGCGAATCTCGAATTGCGGTAACTGGCCCGCCCTTCCCTCCAGCGAATCGCCGCACGTCTCCTTGTCTCCTTGTCTACCTGTTTCCTTGTCTCCTTGTCTGCTTGTCTACCTGTTTCCTTGTCTACCTGTTTCCTTGTCTACTTCCCTCCTTCCCCATGACCCTCCGCCGCCTCGCCCTCGTCCTCTTCATCCCCATACCCTTCCTCGTCTGCGCCTTGCTGTTGGGGCTAGGCTGGCGCCTGGGCTGGTGGTTCGACCGCACGGGTGAGGAAAAACTCTCGGCGCAGATCAAGGGCCTGGGCGATCTCACCGCCGATTGGCTGCGCCCGCGCCTCGACCTGGCCAGCGACCAGCCTGCCGCCCACAGCGGCGTCGATCCCTTCGGCGTCAACGTCTTCCTCGAACAGGAGCCTGACCCGGCCGTGCGCGAGCGCGTGGTCAAGATGGCCGCCGAAGCGGGCTTCCACTGGCTGCGGCAGGAATTCCCCTGGGAAGACATCGAAATCCACGGCAAGGGCGATTTCGAGGACCGCCGGCACGAGCCATACCGCTCGGCCTGGGAAAAGTACGACCACATCGTCGATCTGGCTCAGCAGAACGGGATGGAACTGATCGTCCGCGTCAGCAACCCGCCGGAATGGACGCGGGCGCAGGGTGACGCCGTGGGCACTTTCGCCCCGCCCGACGACTACCAGGACTTCGCCGACTTCGCCACCGCGCTCGTGGGCCGCTACAAAGGCCGGGTGAAGTACTACCAGCTCTGGAACGAGCCGAACATCTATCCCGAATGGGGCAACTACGCCATCAGCCCCGAAGACTACACCCGTCTGCTCTGCACCGCCGCTCGCGCCGCCCGCCAGGCCGACCCGAACGTCGTCATCATCAACGGCGCCCTCGCCTCCACCATCGTCCTCGACCCTGCCGCTTCGCCGCCCGGCAACGCCCTCAACGACCTCCTCTTCCTCCAGCGCATGTACGACGCCGGCGCCAGAGATTGCTTCGATATCGTGGCCATGCAGGGATACGGCCTCTGGTCTGGCCCGACCGACGAGCGTATGAACCCGCGCGTGATCAACTTCGCCCGCCCCCAACTGGTGCGCGACCTGATGGTGGCCAACGGCGACGCCGCCAAAGCCATCTGGATCAGCGAAATGAACTGGAACGCCGTCCCCGACGCGGTGGCGGACAAACGCTTCGGCCAGGTCAGCGAAGCACAGCAGGCCCAGTACCTGCCCCTGGCCTACGCGCGCTTGCAGCACGACTGGCCCTGGCTGGGCGTGGCCAACACCTGGTATTTCAAACGCCCCGACTTTAGTTGGCGTGATGAAAACAAGCCCGAATACTACTTTCGCCTGGCCGAGCCGGACTTCACGCCCCTGCCGGTCTACGAGAGCATGAAAGCCTACGCTCCCGCCGTCGCCGCGGCGCCGACCATGCACCCCGGCGCCCACCCGCCCGACCACTGGGCCATCCAGGGCGACGCCTACCGCCTCGAACCCCGGCCCGCCTCCACTCTCGGCCAGGTCGGCCTGCTCCCGGCCGGCGGCGAACTGAGCCTGCGCTTCGATGGCGCCTCCCTGCGCCTGATCCCGCCCGCCCAGGCGCCCGACACAGCGGAGATCACAGTCGTGGTGGATGGAGGCAGGCCGCAGACCCACACCGTCGAGCCAGGCCGAGAGCTGCGCATCCGTGGCCGGGGGGATGGTCCGCACCAGGTCGTCATCCGGGCGCAGGACGAAGTGTGGGTCGATCATTGGCAGGTCAACGGCGGCGACCGCTCGCGCTGGTTCTGGCCGCTGCTGGCGGGATTCACGGTCCTGTGGGGGCTTTATCTGCTGAGTGTGTGGCGCGGGGTGCGGCGAAGCAGGCGGGGCGCAGCCTGACGGCGCTTCCTAATCATCTTTTAATCCACTTTATGATTTCGCGCATGTATGATGTGAACGCCGCGCTGCTAGAATGATGCCCGATCCTGAAACATCAGACCTGAAAATCGCCGACATCTCCCCACCTTTCACGCTTCACGTTTCACGCCTCACGTTTCACGCTTCACGCCTCACGTTTCACGCTTCACAACCTTCATCACCCATCAACCCAGCCATCGACAACCCCCACCATGCGCCGTTTCCTTCTTGCCGCCTTTTTTCTCTTGCTCATTGCACTCCCGGCTTTTGCCCAGGAGGGCGACCCCAAAGAAAAACTGACCAAAGAACTCTGGTGCCCTATCTGCAACGGCATCCGCCTGGATGTGTGCGAACAGCAGGTCTGCGAGCAAATGCGGGAGATGATCGACGTCAGCCTGGACGCCGGCAAGACGCCGGAGCAGATCAAAGCCGATTTCATCGATCTCTATGGGCCGGAGGTGTTGGGCGAGCCGCCGCGGGAGGGCTTCAACCTGGTGGCCTGGATCATGCCAGTTGTGCTGCTGGTGGGCGGCCTCGCCATCGTCGCCTATCTGACCCTGCGTTGGACTCGCCGTCCGGCCCCGGCAGTCATCCCGCCCGGCCCCCCGACGCCGCCAGCCGCAGGCCCCACCCCGCAGGACCCCTATCTCGCTCGCGTCGAACGCGACCTGGGTGATCTATGAGCCAGATGCCGCTTCCTACCGCCCCCTCGTCGAAGCCGCGCTCGCGGGCCGGCAGCCTGTTGTTGGTCGGCGGCGTCGCCGTCGTCGGCCTGATCCTGCTGGCCGTGTTCTATTATGGCATCCTCCATCCGCCCAGCGTGCGCGTTGGCTCGGGCAAGGCGCCGGAATTCACCTTCACCAACTACGGCTTCGGGCTGTCGGAGTTCGACGGCCAGACCATACGGCTGTCGGAGCTACGCGGCAAGCCGGTGGTGGTCAACTTCTGGGCGAGCTGGTGTGTGCCCTGCCGCGAAGAACAGGCCGGGCTGGAGCAGGCCTGGCAAAAATACCGGGATCAGGTCTGGTTCGTCGGCCTGGATTATCTGGATCAAGAGCCGAACGCCCGCTCATACCTGAGTGAGTTTGCCGTCAGCTATCCCAACGGCGCCGATAAAGGCGGCCGAGCCTATAGCACCTACCACATCCAGGGCGTGCCAGAGACGTTCTTCATCGACGCCGAGGGCAACATCCAGGGTTTCTTCGTCGGCCCCATCCCCCAGCCAGAGCTGGAACGACGCATCGAGGCGTTGATCGCCTCATCCTCAAGTTCTTGATCGCCGCCCGACATCACTAAGCCCTACAGGTTTTCAAAACCTGGCCGGCTTTTGGAGAACGATTATGGTCGATATCGGTTTCATTGCCCTTTTGTTGGCGCTGGTCGTGACGATGTACGGCATCGTCGCCAGTCTCTTCGGTGGTCTGCGCCGCAACGCTGTGCTGGCAACCAGTGGACGCAACGCCCTGTTCGCCATGTGCGGCTTGGTCACTGTGGCGGTGGTAGCCCTTTGGTACCTACTGCTGACCAACGACATGTCGGTCGAGTATGTGTCCAGCCATAGCGAGCGCGGCCTGCCTACCTTCTACCGTTTCTCGTCGCTCTGGGGCGGCCAGGCAGGGTCGCTGCTGTTTTGGGGCTGGCTACTGGCGCTCTATGGCGCTCTAATGGTGGCGCTGGAATGGAAACGCGAGCCGCGACGCGGGCCGTACATGGTCGCCATTCTCCTGGCCGTGCAGCTCTTCTTCTTGGTCATCAACGTCTGGGCCGCCAACCCCTTCAACCGGCTCTGGCTACTGCCCGATGGCTCCACCCACGGCGCTGTCTTCAAACCGGCCGGCGCTTCGCTCTTTATCCCCGCCGATGGCAACGGCCTCAACCCCCTGCTCCAGAACTATTGGATGGTCATCCATCCCGTTTTCCTCTACCTGGGCTATGTCGGCCTGACCCTGCCTATGGTCCTGGCCGTTTCCAGCCTCATCTCCGGGCAACTCGACGATGGCTGGGTGAAGACCGTGCGCAAGTGGACGCTCATCCCCTGGCTTTTCCTAGCCATTGGCATCCTCATGGGCAGCCAGTGGGCCTATGTCGAGTTGGGCTGGGGCGGTTTCTGGGCCTGGGACCCGGTCGAGAACGCCTCTTTCATCCCCTGGCTGACGGCGACGGCCTTCCTGCACAGCATCGTCATCCAGCATCAGCGTGGGATGCTGAAGGTGTGGAACATGGTGCTGGCTTTCATCAGTTTCTGGCTGGTGGTCATCGGCACCTTCATTACCCGTAGCGGCATCATCGACTCGGTGCACGCCTTCGCGCTCTCCAACGTCGGGCCTCTGTTCCTGAGTTTCATCGTCCTCACTTTCCTCACCTTCCTGGCCCTGCTGTGGATGCGGCTGCCGCAATTGCAAGGCGCGAGCGAGCTGGACTCGATGCTGAGCCGCGAGGCGGCCTTCCTCTATGTCAATGTCCTCTTTCTGGTGGCCGCCTTCGCCACCCTCTTCGGCACCGTGTTTCCCATCATCTCGCAGGGGCTGACCCAAACCAAGATCGCCGTCGGACCGCCCTACTTCAACAAGGTCGATGGCCCCCTCTTCCTTGCCATCCTTGTGCTCATGGCCATTGGCCCCCTGCTCGGCTGGCGGCGGAGTTCACCGGAGATGCTCCGCCGCAATCTGACCCCGCCCATTGCCTTCTCCATTGCTGTGATCGCTCTCCTGATCATGATGGTCACCCGGCGCTGGGTGCCGGTGGTGGCCTGGGGCGTGTGCGCACTCGTGGTCGGCGCCATCCTCTGGGAGTATTACCGCGGCGCCCGCGCCCGCCACATCGCTGCCAAAGAAAGCTGGCCCGTCGCCCTGGGGCAGATCATGATCCGCAACCAGCGGCGCTACGGCGGCTATATTGTCCATCTTGGCATCATCTTCATCACCGTGGCTGTGACCGGCGTCAGCAACTTCCAGTTCAACCTCAAGACGAGCCTGAATCTGAACGAGAGCGCCACGCTGGCCGGCTACACCTTCACCTTCGTCGGCCTGCAAGAAGAACGGGCCTCCAACCACGACGCCATGATCGCCACGGTGCAGGTGACGAAAAACGGCCGCTCGGTGGCGACCCTGACCCCGCGCATGAATTTCTACACCGCTGTTAGCGGCCGCGACATGGGGCCGACGACCGAGGTGGGAGTGCGGAGCAACCTGCGTGAGGATGTCTACATTGTCTTCAACGGCTGGGAGCAGAACGGCCAACTGGGCGCCTTCGAGATCTTCGTCAATCCACTGATGTTGTGGATGTGGATCGGCGGCGTCATCCTGATTGCCGGGACGCTGTTCGCCCTCTGGCCGATCACCGTGCGCGCCACCCGCCGCGTCTCTGTCCCCGCTGCCCTTCAGCCCGCCCAGCCGTGAGGCGTCAGCCAGTCGCACCTCGTCGCGCCCAAAAGCGCGCCCCCCCCACCGCCGTTTCACGCTTCACCGGTCAAGCAGAACCTCTAATCTCCAATCTCCACTCTCCTCTTATCCACCCATGTGGCTCATCGCTGCTCTCGTCCTCATGCTTCTCACCGGCCTGGTGATTTTCTGGCCCTATCTGCGCCCGCAGGTTGCGCTCGGCCCGGCGGTTGATCTGGACCCGCGCCTGGTCGATCTGTATGCCCAGCGCGACAAACTCTATCAGGCGGTGCGCGATGCTCGCCTGGATCTGGAGACGGGCAAGCTGACGGCGGGGGATTTCGAGCAGCACGAGGCCGGGTTGAAGCAACGGGCGGCGGAGGTTTTGCGGGCCATCGACCAGGTGGAGGGGGACCTGCTCTCACCGCAACTTGACGCCAGGTTGGAGGCCGAGATCGCTGCTGCTCGTTCGGCGCGAGGCTCGGACGATCACTCGCTGGAAGCATCGATTGCCGCCGCCCGGCGCAGCCGGCAGGGTGGTGGGGTTCTGGCTCCGGCTGTGGCCGGCGCCGACCGCTTCTGCGGCCATTGCGGTAACCCGCTGCAAATGGGTGATCGTTTCTGCGGCAAGTGCGGACAGGCCGTGCGCGCTGCCTAGGGGCGGGGCGCAGCCAGGCGGGGAACACACGGGCGGGAGAGTTGACAAGAAGTCAGCCTCCGCCGACAATGGCGCTGCCGACCCCAAAAGGGGAAGGTGCGGAGGATGAATCTGATCGATCTCGTGCCAGCCCAAGATACCTTTCATGAAGCCTGCGGCGTCGCAGGCGTTTTTCTGCCTGGGGGACGTGGCAACGGCGTCGCAGGGCGGGAGAACCATGCCGCGCGGGCGTTGTTCTTTGCCCTCTATGCGCTCAACCATCGCGGGCAGGAAAGCGCCGGCATGGCCACCTGCGAGGATGGTATCGTCCATCTGCACAAGGATATGGGCCTGGTGTCGCAGGTGTTCAACGAACACAACCTGGCGCCGCTCAAGGGCAACTTTGGCATCGGCCACACCCGCTATTCCACCACCGGCGGCAGCAGTCTGCGTAATGCCCAGCCCTATCTGATCGAAACCATCCACGGGCCGCTGGCCGTGGCCCACAACGGCAACCTGGTCAATGCCTCGGTCCTGCGACGCCAGCTTCTGCAGCGCGGGGTGGGGCTGGTGTCCACCTCGGATAGCGAGGTGATCACGCAGATGCTGGCGACGCCCACGGTGGGGGGAGCGAACCCGTTCGGCCCCTGGCTGCCGGCCGGGGCCTGGGAGGATCGCATTGCCTCGTTCATGGACAGGGCCGAGGGCGCTTACTGCCTGGCCATCCTTACCCGCGAGGCCCTTTACGCTGTGCGCGACCCCTGGGGTCTGCGGCCGCTGTGCCTGGGCGAGGTGGAGTGGGAGGGCGAGAAGGGCTACGTCTTTGCCAGCGAGTCGTGCGCTCTGGCTACCATCGGCGCCCGTTTCCTGCGCGAGGTCGAACCGGGCGAGATCGTGCGCGTGGACGAGGAGGGCCTGCACAGCACCCAGGCGCGACCGCCCAAGACCCGCCGTTTTTGCAGTTTCGAGTATGTCTACTTCGCCCGGCCTGATTCGATGTTCGAGGGCCAGACGGTGCATCATGTGCGGCAGGCGCTGGGCCGCCGGCTGGCGCGCGAGGCGCCGGTGGAAGCAGACCTGGTGGTGGGCGTGCCCGATTCATCCACCCCGGCCGCCATCGGTTATGCGATGGAGTCGGGCATCCCCTTCAGCGAGGGCTTCACGAAGAACCGCTACATTGGCCGCACCTTCATTCAGCCGGGCGACCACCTGCGTAAGATGGGCGTGCGGTTGAAGTACAACCCTCTGGCCGGGAACCTGGCCGGGAAGCGGCTGGTGATGGTGGATGACAGCATCGTGCGCGGGAACACGGCCGGGCCGCTGGTGCAGCTTTTGCGCGAGGGTGGGGCCACCGAGGTGCATGTGCGGATTTCCAGCCCGCCGGTGCGCCATCCTTGCTTCATGGGCATCGATATGCCAACGCCTGAGGAACTGATCGGCGCCCACATGGATGTCGAGGCCATCCGCCGACTGCTCGGCGCCGACAGCCTGGCCTACCTCAGCCTGGATGGCATGTTGGCCGCCATCGAGCAAGGCATCCCTGCCTCCCAACCCTGTGGCCACTGCCATGCCTGCTTCAGCGGCGATTATCCGGTGGGGGGGAGGGGGGAGTAGGAAGTAGGGAGTAGGAAGTAAGAAGTGGGGAGTAGGAAGTAGGGAGTAGGAAGTAGGGAGTAAGAAGTAAGAACTGGGGAGTAGGTAGTCATAAGTGCGCAATCGCTAATCTCCAATAACCAATCTCCAATAACCAATCTCCAATAACCAATAACCAATAACCATGACCACCCTCCTCATCCTCGGCAACGGCGGGCGCGAGCACGCGCTGGCCTGGAAGCTGGCGCAGGCGCCGGACGTCGAGCGCGTCTTTGTTGCGCCCGGCAACGGCGGCACGGCCACCGAGCCGTGCTGCCAGAACGTCGCCCTCGACCCCACCGACTGCCCGCGCCTGATCGCCTTCGCCCGCGAGCGCGGCGTCGATTTTGTCGTCGTCGGCCCAGAAGCGCCGCTGGCAGCGGGGGCGGTGGACGCCTTTGCCGCCGCCGGCATCTCTGCCTTTGGCCCAACCGCCGCGGCTGCCCGCATCGAAGCCTCCAAAGCCTTCGCCCGTGGCTTCATGGCCCGGCATGGCATCCCCTCCCCGCGCTATCGCATCTTCACCGACTACGATGCGGCCGCTGCTTTTCTGCGCAACGCCGAGTTCGAGGTCGTGGTCAAGGCCTCGGGGCTGGCAGCCGGCAAGGGCGTCATCGTCCCCGATGGCCGGGACGAGGCCCTTACCGCCGTGGCAGCGATCCTGCTCGACCGTCGTTTCGGCGCGGCCGGCGACGAAGTGGTGATCGAGGAGCGGCTGGCGGGGCCGGAGGTCTCGGTGCTGGCCTTCTGCGATGGCGAGCGGCTGGCCGTGATGCCGTTGGCGCAGGATCACAAGCGGGTTTTCGACCAGGATCGGGGACCGAACACGGGCGGGATGGGCGCTTTCGCCCCGGCCGATCTGCTGGCGCCCGGCGAACTGGCTGCGGTCGAGGCCGGCATCCTCCGTCCCACCCTGGCCGGGCTGGCCGCCGAGGGGACCCCGTTCCGCGGCGTGCTTTTCGCCGGGCTGATGCTGACCACCGCCGGCCCCAAAGTGCTGGAGTTCAACTGTCGTTTCGGCGACCCTGAAACCCAGGCCCTGTTGCCCTTGCTCGATGCCGACCTGCTCCCCATCCTGCAAGCCTGCGCCCAGGGCCGGCTCGACCCGGCCACAGTGCGCTGGCGGCAGCAGACGGCCGTGTGTGTGATGGCGGCTGCGCCCGGCTATCCCGGCGATTATGCCAGAGGCGCCCGCATCGACGGCCTGGAAGCGGCCGGGCGTTT
This genomic window contains:
- a CDS encoding heme lyase CcmF/NrfE family subunit; translation: MVDIGFIALLLALVVTMYGIVASLFGGLRRNAVLATSGRNALFAMCGLVTVAVVALWYLLLTNDMSVEYVSSHSERGLPTFYRFSSLWGGQAGSLLFWGWLLALYGALMVALEWKREPRRGPYMVAILLAVQLFFLVINVWAANPFNRLWLLPDGSTHGAVFKPAGASLFIPADGNGLNPLLQNYWMVIHPVFLYLGYVGLTLPMVLAVSSLISGQLDDGWVKTVRKWTLIPWLFLAIGILMGSQWAYVELGWGGFWAWDPVENASFIPWLTATAFLHSIVIQHQRGMLKVWNMVLAFISFWLVVIGTFITRSGIIDSVHAFALSNVGPLFLSFIVLTFLTFLALLWMRLPQLQGASELDSMLSREAAFLYVNVLFLVAAFATLFGTVFPIISQGLTQTKIAVGPPYFNKVDGPLFLAILVLMAIGPLLGWRRSSPEMLRRNLTPPIAFSIAVIALLIMMVTRRWVPVVAWGVCALVVGAILWEYYRGARARHIAAKESWPVALGQIMIRNQRRYGGYIVHLGIIFITVAVTGVSNFQFNLKTSLNLNESATLAGYTFTFVGLQEERASNHDAMIATVQVTKNGRSVATLTPRMNFYTAVSGRDMGPTTEVGVRSNLREDVYIVFNGWEQNGQLGAFEIFVNPLMLWMWIGGVILIAGTLFALWPITVRATRRVSVPAALQPAQP
- a CDS encoding TlpA family protein disulfide reductase, coding for MSQMPLPTAPSSKPRSRAGSLLLVGGVAVVGLILLAVFYYGILHPPSVRVGSGKAPEFTFTNYGFGLSEFDGQTIRLSELRGKPVVVNFWASWCVPCREEQAGLEQAWQKYRDQVWFVGLDYLDQEPNARSYLSEFAVSYPNGADKGGRAYSTYHIQGVPETFFIDAEGNIQGFFVGPIPQPELERRIEALIASSSSS
- a CDS encoding zinc ribbon domain-containing protein, with the protein product MWLIAALVLMLLTGLVIFWPYLRPQVALGPAVDLDPRLVDLYAQRDKLYQAVRDARLDLETGKLTAGDFEQHEAGLKQRAAEVLRAIDQVEGDLLSPQLDARLEAEIAAARSARGSDDHSLEASIAAARRSRQGGGVLAPAVAGADRFCGHCGNPLQMGDRFCGKCGQAVRAA
- a CDS encoding cellulase family glycosylhydrolase encodes the protein MTLRRLALVLFIPIPFLVCALLLGLGWRLGWWFDRTGEEKLSAQIKGLGDLTADWLRPRLDLASDQPAAHSGVDPFGVNVFLEQEPDPAVRERVVKMAAEAGFHWLRQEFPWEDIEIHGKGDFEDRRHEPYRSAWEKYDHIVDLAQQNGMELIVRVSNPPEWTRAQGDAVGTFAPPDDYQDFADFATALVGRYKGRVKYYQLWNEPNIYPEWGNYAISPEDYTRLLCTAARAARQADPNVVIINGALASTIVLDPAASPPGNALNDLLFLQRMYDAGARDCFDIVAMQGYGLWSGPTDERMNPRVINFARPQLVRDLMVANGDAAKAIWISEMNWNAVPDAVADKRFGQVSEAQQAQYLPLAYARLQHDWPWLGVANTWYFKRPDFSWRDENKPEYYFRLAEPDFTPLPVYESMKAYAPAVAAAPTMHPGAHPPDHWAIQGDAYRLEPRPASTLGQVGLLPAGGELSLRFDGASLRLIPPAQAPDTAEITVVVDGGRPQTHTVEPGRELRIRGRGDGPHQVVIRAQDEVWVDHWQVNGGDRSRWFWPLLAGFTVLWGLYLLSVWRGVRRSRRGAA
- the purD gene encoding phosphoribosylamine--glycine ligase, whose product is MTTLLILGNGGREHALAWKLAQAPDVERVFVAPGNGGTATEPCCQNVALDPTDCPRLIAFARERGVDFVVVGPEAPLAAGAVDAFAAAGISAFGPTAAAARIEASKAFARGFMARHGIPSPRYRIFTDYDAAAAFLRNAEFEVVVKASGLAAGKGVIVPDGRDEALTAVAAILLDRRFGAAGDEVVIEERLAGPEVSVLAFCDGERLAVMPLAQDHKRVFDQDRGPNTGGMGAFAPADLLAPGELAAVEAGILRPTLAGLAAEGTPFRGVLFAGLMLTTAGPKVLEFNCRFGDPETQALLPLLDADLLPILQACAQGRLDPATVRWRQQTAVCVMAAAPGYPGDYARGARIDGLEAAGRLPGVKVFHAGTAAAGGEVVTNGGRVLAVTATGADLGQARASAYQAVASIRFEGMHYRRDIGGRSGR
- a CDS encoding cytochrome c-type biogenesis protein CcmH; the protein is MRRFLLAAFFLLLIALPAFAQEGDPKEKLTKELWCPICNGIRLDVCEQQVCEQMREMIDVSLDAGKTPEQIKADFIDLYGPEVLGEPPREGFNLVAWIMPVVLLVGGLAIVAYLTLRWTRRPAPAVIPPGPPTPPAAGPTPQDPYLARVERDLGDL
- the purF gene encoding amidophosphoribosyltransferase, with translation MPAQDTFHEACGVAGVFLPGGRGNGVAGRENHAARALFFALYALNHRGQESAGMATCEDGIVHLHKDMGLVSQVFNEHNLAPLKGNFGIGHTRYSTTGGSSLRNAQPYLIETIHGPLAVAHNGNLVNASVLRRQLLQRGVGLVSTSDSEVITQMLATPTVGGANPFGPWLPAGAWEDRIASFMDRAEGAYCLAILTREALYAVRDPWGLRPLCLGEVEWEGEKGYVFASESCALATIGARFLREVEPGEIVRVDEEGLHSTQARPPKTRRFCSFEYVYFARPDSMFEGQTVHHVRQALGRRLAREAPVEADLVVGVPDSSTPAAIGYAMESGIPFSEGFTKNRYIGRTFIQPGDHLRKMGVRLKYNPLAGNLAGKRLVMVDDSIVRGNTAGPLVQLLREGGATEVHVRISSPPVRHPCFMGIDMPTPEELIGAHMDVEAIRRLLGADSLAYLSLDGMLAAIEQGIPASQPCGHCHACFSGDYPVGGRGE